One Halalkalicoccus subterraneus DNA window includes the following coding sequences:
- a CDS encoding zinc-binding dehydrogenase, translating into MDAVQFSEHGGRDVIEYGEFPDPEIENDEVLVDVKAGALNHLDIWTRKGMPGLDLEMPHIPGSDCAGVVADVGTDVTRFSEDDRVALIAGVGDERMDDPTLDPRFHIIGEHVRGVHSEYAAIPEDNLIPVPEHVDWETAAAAPLVFQTAWRMLIERGELQAGEDVLVLGASGGVGHAAVQVATHAGATVYATASSDEKLEYAEGIGADGTINYAETEFGSEVKSLTDGRGVDMVVDHIGEATWDESLKSLAKGGRIVTCGATTGPNPGAGLNRMFWNQLSVIGSTMATPEQAETALELVWDGTFEPAIREVLPMSEAARAHEIIEEREGFGKVVVVPDSELE; encoded by the coding sequence ATGGACGCAGTCCAGTTCTCGGAGCACGGCGGGCGCGACGTGATCGAGTACGGCGAGTTTCCCGACCCCGAAATCGAGAACGACGAGGTGCTCGTCGACGTGAAGGCCGGCGCGTTGAACCACCTCGACATCTGGACACGAAAGGGAATGCCGGGGCTCGACCTGGAGATGCCCCACATCCCGGGCAGCGACTGTGCGGGCGTCGTTGCGGACGTGGGGACGGACGTCACCCGATTTTCGGAGGACGACCGGGTCGCGCTCATCGCGGGCGTCGGCGACGAGCGCATGGACGACCCGACGCTCGACCCGCGCTTTCACATCATCGGCGAGCACGTCCGCGGGGTCCACAGCGAGTACGCGGCGATCCCCGAGGACAACCTCATCCCCGTGCCTGAGCACGTCGACTGGGAGACCGCGGCGGCCGCGCCGCTGGTCTTCCAGACCGCCTGGCGCATGCTCATCGAGCGCGGCGAACTGCAGGCCGGCGAGGACGTTCTGGTGCTGGGTGCGTCGGGCGGGGTCGGCCACGCCGCCGTTCAGGTCGCCACCCACGCGGGCGCGACGGTGTACGCGACGGCGAGTTCCGACGAGAAGTTGGAGTACGCGGAGGGGATCGGCGCCGACGGGACGATCAACTACGCCGAGACGGAGTTCGGAAGCGAGGTCAAGTCGCTGACCGACGGGCGAGGCGTCGACATGGTGGTCGACCACATCGGCGAGGCGACGTGGGACGAATCCTTGAAAAGCCTCGCGAAGGGCGGGCGGATCGTCACCTGCGGGGCGACCACGGGCCCGAACCCCGGTGCCGGCCTCAACCGGATGTTCTGGAACCAGCTCTCGGTGATCGGCTCGACGATGGCCACCCCCGAGCAGGCCGAGACGGCCCTCGAACTGGTCTGGGACGGCACCTTCGAGCCGGCGATTCGAGAGGTCCTGCCGATGAGCGAGGCCGCCCGCGCCCACGAGATCATCGAGGAGCGCGAGGGCTTTGGAAAGGTAGTTGTGGTTCCGGACAGCGAACTAGAGTAA
- a CDS encoding MogA/MoaB family molybdenum cofactor biosynthesis protein: MAEETRHDDRKNDHDHHEGDGEDDHGDHDHDHHAQDAEEIRAGVVTVSSSRESGDDPSGNAIIEILEGEGIELTHRELIPDEFDRVQRSVDNLTDREDVDLIVTTGGTGVTPDDVTVEAVEPLVSKTLPGFGELFRRLSYDEVGTHVVATRAIAGVADGVPVFCLPGSENAVRLGTREIIVEEVPHLIGLATREDEPEA; the protein is encoded by the coding sequence ATGGCCGAGGAGACGCGACACGACGACCGCAAGAACGACCACGACCACCACGAGGGGGACGGCGAGGACGATCACGGCGACCACGACCATGATCACCACGCCCAAGACGCCGAAGAGATCCGTGCAGGCGTCGTCACCGTCTCCTCCTCGCGCGAATCCGGCGATGACCCCTCCGGCAACGCCATCATCGAGATCCTCGAGGGCGAGGGGATCGAACTGACCCACCGCGAACTCATCCCCGACGAGTTCGACCGGGTCCAACGGTCGGTGGACAACCTCACGGATCGCGAGGACGTCGATCTCATCGTCACGACCGGTGGAACCGGCGTCACGCCCGACGACGTCACCGTCGAGGCCGTTGAGCCGCTGGTCAGCAAGACGCTTCCGGGATTCGGCGAACTGTTCCGACGGCTCTCCTACGACGAGGTCGGCACCCACGTCGTCGCGACGCGGGCGATCGCCGGCGTCGCGGACGGCGTACCCGTGTTCTGCCTGCCCGGCAGCGAGAACGCCGTCCGGCTCGGCACCCGCGAAATCATCGTCGAGGAGGTCCCGCATCTAATCGGTCTCGCCACGCGCGAGGACGAACCCGAGGCGTAG
- a CDS encoding cupin domain-containing protein codes for MALDRYGEHGLDPDDGEVESTELVVEDDVLVKAFALGPGAELSAHEHGDSTNVFHVLEGTVTVLQSDIEEDIAAPGVVLHERGVAHGARNDTDEMVVFTASLCPLPS; via the coding sequence ATGGCACTCGATCGCTACGGGGAACACGGCCTCGATCCCGACGACGGCGAGGTCGAAAGCACGGAGCTAGTGGTAGAGGACGACGTGCTCGTCAAGGCCTTCGCGCTCGGACCCGGCGCTGAACTCTCGGCGCACGAACACGGCGACTCGACGAACGTCTTTCACGTCCTCGAAGGAACCGTAACGGTGCTCCAGAGCGACATCGAGGAGGACATCGCCGCACCGGGCGTGGTGCTCCACGAGCGCGGGGTCGCCCACGGCGCGCGAAACGACACCGACGAAATGGTTGTGTTCACCGCGAGCCTCTGTCCGCTGCCGTCCTGA
- a CDS encoding DUF7126 family protein — protein MNAVIAGEDEDGLGEALEAEGFEVTRIEGFADRVALETAGIEDATVFAITDTVHATGIPVARELNEELRIIVYAADSLPEFAQPLADLIVDPDLLSPEAIAEEL, from the coding sequence ATGAACGCAGTCATCGCGGGCGAGGACGAAGACGGACTGGGCGAGGCGCTCGAAGCCGAGGGATTCGAGGTGACCCGGATCGAGGGATTTGCCGACCGTGTGGCGCTCGAAACGGCCGGTATCGAGGACGCTACGGTCTTCGCGATCACCGACACGGTTCACGCCACCGGCATTCCGGTCGCGCGCGAACTCAACGAGGAGCTCCGAATCATCGTTTACGCCGCCGATTCGCTCCCGGAGTTCGCCCAGCCGCTCGCGGATCTGATCGTCGACCCCGACCTTCTGAGTCCCGAGGCGATCGCAGAGGAACTGTAA
- the guaA gene encoding glutamine-hydrolyzing GMP synthase — MVNAKEFIDEAVEEIEAEIGDADAVIALSGGVDSSVAAALAYEAVGAQLTPVYVDTGLMRKGETEQVSDTFSYMESLRVVDAEERFLDALSGVTDPEEKREVIGEGFIREFEREAREADADYLVQGTIYPDRIESEGGIKSHHNVGGLPERIDFEGIVEPVRDLYKDEVREVARELGLDELVAERMPFPGPGLAVRVIGEVTEEKVEVAREACHVVEDELEEYEPWQALAAVIGKATGVKGDNRVHGWVVAVRSVESRDGMTARAQEIDWETLQRIQSRITGENENVARVVYDVTHKPPATIEYE; from the coding sequence ATGGTCAACGCCAAAGAATTCATCGACGAGGCAGTTGAGGAGATCGAAGCGGAGATCGGCGACGCGGACGCCGTGATCGCGCTGTCGGGTGGGGTCGATTCCTCGGTCGCGGCGGCGTTGGCCTACGAGGCCGTCGGCGCACAGCTGACGCCGGTCTACGTCGACACCGGGCTGATGCGAAAGGGCGAGACCGAGCAAGTGAGCGACACCTTCTCCTATATGGAGTCGCTTCGGGTGGTCGACGCCGAGGAGCGCTTCCTCGACGCGCTCTCGGGCGTGACCGACCCCGAGGAGAAACGGGAGGTGATCGGGGAAGGGTTCATCCGGGAGTTCGAGCGCGAGGCCCGGGAGGCCGACGCCGACTATCTCGTGCAGGGGACGATCTACCCCGACCGCATCGAATCTGAGGGCGGGATCAAGTCGCATCACAACGTCGGCGGGCTCCCCGAGCGAATCGACTTCGAGGGGATCGTCGAGCCGGTGCGTGACCTCTACAAGGACGAGGTCCGGGAGGTCGCACGCGAACTCGGCCTCGACGAACTCGTCGCCGAGCGCATGCCGTTTCCCGGCCCCGGGCTCGCGGTCCGAGTCATCGGCGAGGTCACCGAGGAGAAGGTAGAAGTGGCGCGCGAGGCGTGTCACGTCGTCGAGGACGAACTCGAGGAGTACGAGCCGTGGCAGGCGCTGGCGGCCGTCATCGGCAAGGCGACGGGCGTCAAGGGCGACAACCGGGTTCACGGTTGGGTCGTCGCCGTCCGGTCGGTCGAGTCCCGCGATGGTATGACCGCCCGCGCACAGGAGATCGACTGGGAGACGCTCCAGCGCATCCAGAGCCGGATCACGGGCGAGAACGAGAACGTCGCGCGCGTGGTCTACGACGTCACACACAAGCCGCCTGCGACCATCGAGTACGAGTGA
- a CDS encoding CTP synthase: MPTDYDPSLGRKFIFVTGGVMSGLGKGITAASTGRLLKNAGFSVTAVKIDPYLNVDAGTMNPYQHGEVYVLKDGGEVDLDLGNYERFLDIDMTFDHNVTTGKTYQHVIEKERSGDYLGETVQIIPHITDDIKRRIREAAEGTDVCLIEVGGTVGDIEGMPYLEALRQFAHEEDDEDILFAHVTLVPYSKNGEQKTKPTQHSVKELRSIGLQPDIVVGRCDDHLEPETKEKIALFGDVPTEAVFSNPDVPDIYQVPLMVEEEGLDEYVMERLGLAEEALPEGERKNEWRDLVTQEADREIEIALVGKYALEDAYLSIHEALKHAGLERNVEVNIQWVDSDEMAAAHQERLEEADGIVVPGGFGSRGTRGKLEAIRYARENEVPFLGLCLGFQMAVVDYARHVCGLEGAHSAEIDAETDHPVIDILPEQYEVEDMGGTMRLGAHDTDIQSSTLASEVYGGATSCTERHRHRYEVNPEYIERLESAGLTFSGRANNRMEILEIEDHPYFLGTQFHPEFRSRPGRASPPFVGLVDAVLEHARTEVEA; the protein is encoded by the coding sequence ATGCCGACCGATTACGATCCCTCCCTCGGGAGGAAGTTCATTTTCGTGACTGGGGGCGTGATGAGCGGCCTCGGAAAGGGGATCACCGCCGCGAGCACCGGCCGGCTGTTGAAAAACGCCGGCTTCTCGGTGACCGCGGTGAAGATCGATCCCTACCTGAACGTCGATGCCGGGACGATGAACCCCTACCAGCACGGGGAAGTATACGTGTTGAAGGACGGCGGCGAGGTCGACCTCGATCTGGGGAACTACGAGCGCTTTCTCGACATCGACATGACGTTCGATCATAACGTCACGACGGGCAAGACCTACCAGCACGTCATCGAGAAGGAACGCTCGGGCGACTACCTGGGCGAGACCGTCCAGATCATCCCCCACATCACCGACGACATCAAACGGCGAATCAGGGAAGCCGCCGAGGGCACCGACGTCTGTCTCATCGAGGTCGGGGGAACCGTCGGCGACATCGAGGGGATGCCGTATCTCGAAGCCCTGCGCCAGTTCGCCCACGAGGAGGACGATGAGGACATCCTCTTCGCCCACGTCACCCTCGTCCCGTACTCGAAGAACGGCGAACAGAAGACCAAGCCGACCCAACACTCGGTGAAGGAACTGCGATCGATCGGCCTCCAGCCCGACATCGTCGTCGGGCGGTGTGACGACCACCTCGAACCCGAAACCAAGGAGAAGATCGCCCTGTTCGGCGACGTCCCCACCGAGGCGGTGTTCTCGAACCCCGACGTGCCCGATATCTATCAGGTGCCCCTGATGGTCGAGGAGGAAGGGCTCGACGAGTACGTCATGGAGCGATTGGGACTCGCCGAGGAGGCCCTGCCCGAGGGCGAGCGCAAAAACGAGTGGCGCGATCTGGTCACCCAGGAGGCCGACCGGGAGATCGAGATCGCACTCGTGGGCAAGTACGCCCTCGAGGACGCGTACCTCTCGATCCACGAGGCGCTGAAACACGCCGGGCTGGAGCGAAACGTCGAGGTCAACATCCAATGGGTCGATTCGGACGAGATGGCCGCGGCCCATCAGGAGCGCCTGGAGGAGGCCGACGGGATCGTCGTCCCCGGCGGGTTCGGCTCGCGGGGCACCCGAGGAAAGCTCGAGGCGATCCGCTACGCTCGCGAGAACGAGGTTCCCTTCCTCGGGCTTTGTCTGGGCTTTCAGATGGCGGTCGTCGACTACGCCCGGCACGTCTGCGGGCTCGAGGGCGCTCATTCGGCCGAGATCGACGCCGAGACCGACCACCCCGTGATCGATATCCTGCCCGAACAGTACGAGGTCGAGGACATGGGCGGGACGATGCGGCTCGGCGCTCACGACACCGATATTCAATCGAGTACCCTCGCAAGCGAGGTCTACGGTGGTGCGACCTCGTGCACCGAGCGCCACCGCCACCGCTACGAAGTCAATCCGGAGTACATCGAGCGACTGGAATCGGCGGGACTCACCTTCTCCGGGCGAGCCAACAACCGCATGGAGATCCTCGAGATCGAGGACCACCCGTACTTCCTCGGCACGCAGTTCCATCCCGAGTTCCGCTCGCGGCCGGGCCGGGCGAGCCCGCCCTTCGTCGGGCTGGTCGATGCCGTCCTCGAACACGCTCGAACGGAGGTCGAAGCCTAA